In the genome of Variovorax sp. PAMC26660, the window CCACCTACATGGTGATGCCCTTCTACCGTGGCGACACGTTGCGGGAGGCACTGGGCGCCATCCCCACAGGCGTCGACGAGTCCTGGCTGATCCGCATCATGGACGGCGTCACGCAGGCGCTGGCGGTGATGCACCACGCCCACTGCTATCACCGCGACATCGCGCCGGACAACATCATCCTGCTCGAAGGCTCGGGCCGTCCGGTGGTGCTCGACTTCGGCGCCGCACGCCGCGTCATCACCGACAAGACGCAGGCGATCACCGTCATCCTCAAGCCGGGCTACGCGCCCATCGAGCAGTACGCCGAGATGCCCGACATGTCGCAAGGCGCGTGGACCGATGTGTATGCGCTCGCGGCGGTGATGCACGTGGCCGTGTGTGGTCGCGCGCCGCCGCCGTCGGTGGCACGGTTGCTGTCCGACAGCTATGTGCCGCTGGCAGGCAACGACATCCTGCGCCAGCGCTACAGCCTGCGGCTGCTGCAGGCGATCGATGCGGGCCTGGGCGTGCGGCCCGAGCAACGGCCGCAGTCGATGGTCGAGTTGCGCGCGGCGCTGGACCTCGATGCGGGCCACAGCATCGCGCCGACACCGCGCACGCAACCGCCATCGGGCGCGCGCAGCGTCAGCGCCAACAACAATGCCAACGCCGCGACGGTCATCGGCAGCAGCAGTGGCAACACCAAGAACAGCGGCAAGGCATCGTCACCGGCTCCCGCCCCCGCAGGCAGCAACACCAGCAACAGTGGTGGCAAGGGCAAGACAGTCGCCGCACTCGCATCGGTCGCCCTCGCGGCAGTCGTGGCAGGTGGTGGCTGGTGGTGGTTCCAGGGGCGCACGACAGCCGGTGATGTAGTTGGCGGCGGCAAGCAGAGCACGACCACGACAACAACAACCCCGCCGGCGCCAACGCCCGACACCAAGGTTGCCGAAGCTCCACCGGCACCGCCACCTCCCGCGCCCGCACCGCCGCCCCCACCGGCACCGCGCACCCCCACTGATTCGCTGCAATCGCTCGTGGCCGGCGCCGCCGCAGGCTTCGACGTCACGGCCACGCCGAAGAAGGCCGAGGTCGCCATCGGCAAGGACCGGCTCGCCTTCGAGGTGCGCAGCAAGCGCGAGGGCTTCGTCTATGTGTTCCTGCTGTCCAGCGGCGGCGAGATGTTCCTGCTGTTCCCCAACCTGCTCGACAAGTACAACAAGATCACCGCCGGTGGCGCGCTCTCGCTGCCGCGCGCCTCGTGGCCGATGGACGCCGGCGGGCCGGCCGGCACCGACCAGTTCGCGGTGCTCGTGAGCGAGCACGAGCGCGACTTCAGCGCCGCGGGCGTGCAGAACGACGGCGTGTTCCCGGTGTTCCCGCTGCCGGTACTGGCCGCGCTCGAAAGCACGCGCGGCACCGGGCCGTCGCCGCTGCTGGGCAAGCCGGTTTGCGCGCCCGGCAGCGCGCCATGCAACGACGTCTATGGCGTCGCGAATTTCAAAATCGTCGAGAAGTAATCGTCTGTAGAGCGTCGGCCCGACGGGCTGCCCTTTTCCGGACAAGGAGACTTTCATGAAGACCTCACAGTCGCCGCGCTTCACACCCGCATTGCTTCGCTGGGCCACCGCCGCCGCAGTGGCGTCGCTGGCCGGCTGTGCCGTGCCGCCGCCGGCATCGACGAGCGCGGACGCCCCTGCTGCCGACACCCCGGCGTCGCGTCCCCCGCCCACCGGTGCCAGCGTGGCGGGGCAGGCGCGCACCTTCTCGACCCAGCTCGCCACCTACACCTCGGTCGGCTTCGACGCGGTGCCGGGCTGGTCGCGCGACGATTTCTCCGAGAGCTGGCCCGCCTTCCTCGGCAGCTGCAAGGTGCTCACCGGGCGCGGCGCCGAGTGGAAGGAGGTGTGCGACCGGGCCCTGAAGGTCGACGGCAAGAACAGCACGGCGATCCGGGGCTTCTTCGAGAACGGCTTCTCGGCCTACCAGATCCGCGACGACGACCGCCGTCCCGACGGCGTGGTCACCGGCTACTTCGAGCCCGAGATCGCGGGCAGCCGGCAGTACGCCGCGCCGTTCATCTATCCGGTGTACGGCCAGCCCGACGACATGCTGTTCGCCGATGCCCGCAAGCTGCCCGCGGGCAGCGGCACCGTGGCGGCGCGCGTCGAAGGGCGCAACGTGCTGGTGCAGGCCGGGTTGAACACGCGCGACATGGGCGCGGCGGGCCTCTATGCGCTCGACCTCTCGGGCATCTCGCGCGACACGCTCGACCGCAAGGTGCGCCTGCGGGTCGAGGGCAAGCAACTGCTGCCGTACTACACGCGCGAAGAAATCGAGACCAAGGGCGCCCCCAACGCCAAGGTGCTGGCCTTCGTGAGCAGCGCCACCGCGCTGTACGAAATGCAGATCCAGGGCTCGGGCCGCATCAAGCTGGCCAGCGGCGAGATCATCCGCGTGGCCTACGCCGAGCAGAACGGCCAGCCTTTCCGCCCGACGCTCGCGCAGGCCGCCAACGGCAAGCCGCGCAGCGCGGTCAAGGTGCGCGGTTCGTCCATCGAACTGCAGCTCGACGACGGCGATGACGACGACGACACCGGTGCCGTCGCGGCCGGCACCATCCGCACGCGCGGCTTCACGCTGGTGCGGCCTGCGGCCAGCGGCGCGGTCATGGTGCCGGGGCGGCGCACGGCCGGCGCGGTGGCGGGCTCGGGCATCAAGGACCCGAGCTATGTGTTCTTCAAGGAAGCCACCTCGCCGATCGGCGGGCCTGTGGGGGCCTTCGGCGTGCCGCTGTCGGCGGGGCGTTCGATCGCGGTCGATCCGCGCAGCACGCCGCTGGGCTATCCGGTGTTCGTCTCGACCCGCACACCCGGCAGCGGCGCGCCGATGCAGCGCCTGACGATCGCGCAGGACACCGGCGGTGCCATCCGCGGCGCGGTGCGGGCCGACTACTTCTTCGGCAACGGCCAGCAGGCCGCGACCAATGCGCGCCGCATGAAGGAGCGCGGCCAGCTCTGGATTCTTCTGCCGCGCGGCCTGGCCGTGGCGCAGGCTGCGGCGTCGTCGGCCATCCGCACGCGCGGCGGGCCGGTGGGCGCCAACCTGCCGCAGTGCCTGGTGCCGACCGAAGGCGTGTGCGTGGACGACTGACCGACTGACTGACTGCTCTTGTCCCTCCATGCAGGAAACCATCTCGTCCGCGGAAAGCTCCGAACTCGTCCGCCTCTGGCGGCGGCGGCAGACGCTGTCCCCGAACGACATGGGCACCATGTACCGCATCGTGGGCGATGCGCTCGTGGCCTGCAATCCGCCCGAGCTGCAGGTGCTGGGCGAAGGGCGGCAGGAGCTGGTGGCGCAGTTCATCTACGTCAAGGTGCTGCGGCTCGACGCCGACCCCGATGAGTCGGAAGAGCGTGCGGGCCACAGCGCACCTTCGACTGCCTTCGCGCTGTGCGCGTACTTCCGGCGCTACCTGATCGACTGCACGCGCGCCAGCTCGTTTCGCCGCAAGCTCTCCATCGGCGAGCAGATCACCGAGGCCCAGCTCGAAGACGAGATCGGCCCCGGCGAAGACCTCGAAAGCTGCCTGGCCGAACACGGCCTGAGCGCGCAGGCCGTGCAACTGGCCGCACGCGCCTTCATTGCCGAGCTGCCCGAACCCGAGCGCCTGCTGCTGTGCGAAGGCTTCGGCAAGGAGGCAGAAGGCGGGCTGTCGGGCATTGCCTCGCGCCATGCCATCGCCTCGTACCACTACCGCGCGGGCCGGCTCGGCCTGGTGCACAAGCGCGAGGGGCTGACCGCGGACTACGCCAAGACCCGGCTCGGCGGATGGCTCCAGCAGACGCTGGGCATTGCCATCGAGGCCGAGAACATGGCGGCGATCCTGCAGGTTTTCAAAATCCTCGGTGCTGAAGCGTCTTATGCCTGAAGACATAGCCATTCAGGAACAGACGCCATGAACACCGAACTCTGGCCCCCGCTCAGCGTGATCCGCAATGCGTTCGAGAGCGGTGCGGCCGTGCCCGACGATGCGCTGCCCGACACCGCCACGGTTGCGATGCCGGGTTCGGGTCCCGGAACGGGGGCCGAACCCGTAGGCGCTGCTGCGCTGTCGGACCTGCTCTTTCCTCTCGCCGAGTTGGCCCGGCGCCGCGAGGCTGTCGCGCGGCGCGCCTTCAAGGCCCGCTGGGCGCCGGGCCGCCTCGTCAGCGTCGTGCATGAAGGCCGGCTGCTCGGCGTGCTGCTCGACCGCTGCATCCGTGGCGATGTATGGCAGGGCTGGATGGCCGCGAGCGAGGCCGACTGGGCCTGTGCCTTCGACGTGCTGCTGGAGCCCGACGACGAGCCCTTCGAGCCGATGTTCGGCGTGATCCAGACCTGGAACGTGCTCACGCTCGAAGCCAGTCCGCAGTTGTGCGCACGCGTGCTCGGCGAAGTCTCGGCCACGCGGCTGGCGGCGATCGGTGCGGTGCATGACGAATGGGCCGCGCAGGCCACGCTGGCCATCGCGCCCGAACCGGGGCGAATTGCCTTGCGCAGCGTGGGGGGCGTGTTCTCCGTGCTGTCGGGTACGCCGCTCGGCCCGCAGGACCCGCGCGCCGACTACCAGGCGCTGTACCGCGATGCGGGGTTGCGGCTGGGCTCGGCCCCGGCGCAATCGCCCGTCGAGACGCCCGCGCCTTCCACGCGCGCTGCGCCGCAGCCCCGGCCCGAAGGCGGCTGGTGGGGCAGCATCCGCCGCTGGTTCGGCGCGGACGGCTGGGTGCGCCCGGCCTTCGCGGTGCTGGCCCTGTGCGTGGTGGTGCAGAACATCGGCCTCTTCAGCGGCCCCGGTACGGAAGAGGAGGAGGTGCGCTACCGCGCCGTGCCGACCGCGCCCGTTGCGGCGCGCGCCGACCTGTTCGTGCGCTGGAAGGACGGCGTTCGCATGGACGAGGCCGACCGGCTGCTGCAGTCCGTCTCGGCCGAAGTGGTGGGCGGGCCTGGTGTCAGCGGAACATGGCGCCTGCGGGTGCAGGACCCGGTCGAGGCATTGGCCATGCTGGCGGCATCGCCGCTGGTCGAGTCGGTGGGGCCGGCGTCGGAGCGGCCATGACCTGTGCCGCGCTTCTGTCTTTCTCCCTCCCCCTCTGGGGGAGGGCAGGGGTGGGGGCACGCGGCGTATCCATCGGGCGCTCTGCCTGCCCCCATCCCAGCCTTCCCCCAAAGGGGGAAGGAGCAAGACGGCTGCTGCTGGTGTGGCTGCTGTTCGTTTCAGGCAGCGCCTTCGCCACCCAACGCGCCCTGCTCGTCGGCGTCTCCGAACTCGTCAACCAGCCGCAAGCCCTCTGGCTGCAGGCCCCGCGCAACGACGTGATGCTGATGCGCGATGCGCTGCTCAGGCAAGGCTTCGCCGCGCCCGACATCACCCTGCTCGCCGATGGCGTGAGCGGCGCCGCACTGCCCGAAGCACAGGCCATCCATGACGCACTGGGGCGGCTGCTCGCGCAGTCGAAAAGCGGCGACTTCGTGCTGCTGTACTTCTCGGGCCACGGCACCCGCCTGCGCGACACCGCCAAGCGCTACCAGGAGCCCGATGGCCTGTCGGAGAACTTCCTCGCGCGGGATGTGCGCGGCACGCTCGGCAGCGACACCGTGCTGACCGGCGATCTGCGCGATGTCGATTTCGACGGATGGATCCAGGCCTTCCTCGCCCGCAACGTCTTCGTCGCCTCGGTGTTCGACACCTGTTCCGCCAACTCCATGACCCGTGGCGCGGTCGATGCGCCCGCCACCGCCGAAGGCCCGGCCGACGACGAAGTGCGCTGGCGCGGCCTGCGCGCCGTGCAATTGGCTAATGGCAGTGGAGGCAGTGGAAGCAGTGCGCCAGGCCCTGCCGCAGCCGCGCGCGCGGTGACGCCGCCCGTGCCGGCCGAGACCGTGCCGCGCGCCCGCTATGTCGCGCTCTTCGCCTCCGAGAGCCACCAGATCACGCCCGAACTGCGGCTGCCGCGCAAGAGCCGCAATGCGCGTGCGCAGGGCCTGCTCACGTGGGCCGTGGTCGAAGCCCTGTCGCGCCGGCCCGCCACCTGGCGCGACCTGTTCGACGGCGTGCTCGCGCTCTACCCGCCGGTCATCGACGAACTCGCGCAGCGCTTTCCCACGCGCGAGCTGCCCTCGCCCGTGGCCGAGGGCAATCTCGATGCGCCGCTGTTCGCCAACCGTGCGCCCGCCGTCTCGACCCGTCCGGTCTGGCGCGCGCAGCGGGCCGGCGACACGCTCACCCTGCAGGCCGGCCAGCTCGACGGCCTTGCGGACCGGCAGCCGCTGCGCGTGCTGGCCACCATGGAAGACGGCACGGTGCGCAGCGCACAGGGCACGCTCGCGCAGGTGGACCTCGACCGGGCCCGCATGCCCGTGCCGCCCGCCTTGCGCGAACTCTCCGGCGCCGCACTGTGGAGCACCACCCCGCTCGGCGAGCCGGCCTCGGTGGCGCTGCGCGTGCGCGCGGACCAGGGCCTGCCGCCCGGCCTGAGCCTCGAATACCCCGCCTCCATCGTCGCCGTGGGCGAGGCCGATGCAGGAGGCGCCGACGTGCGCTGGAGCGGCGCGACAGGCAACCGCCTCGAAGTGCTCTCGCCTTCGCTCGGCATCGCGCCATCGGCCGCGAAGACATCGCTGCCCGACACGGCCGCCGTGCGCCGCCGCCTCGAAATGCTGGCGCGCCTGAAGTGGCTCAACCAGCTCGACGCGCTGGCCCGCGATGCGCAGTTCGACGGCTTCGAGGCCGTGTTCGAGGTGTGGAGCGGCGACCGCCTGCTGCGAAGCGATTCGGCGCAGCGGGCCGAGGCCCGGCTGCTACCGCTGCGCGGCGGCGAGCGCGCAGTGCTCAACGTGCGCAACGGCAGCGGGCGTTCGGTGGACCTCGTCGTGGTCGGCGTCGATCCGCAGGGCGGCGTGCGCCAGGTCTATCCGGACGACCCGGGCGAGACCAACCGCTTCAAGCGCGGCACGCGCGACGCGCCCGCCGCCAAGCGCTTCGAGCTGCCGTGGTTCAACGCGGAAGGTGGCCGGCTGCTCGTGCTGGCCACGCCGGCCGCGCCCTATAGCGCACCGCGATTGTTCGGCACGGGCGCGGTGGCCAACAACACGACGGCACCCGAGGTCCGGGTGCGCGGGGCATTGCAGCCCGACAGCGAGCGGCAGGCCTTTGCCGCGGTGGTCCGGTGGGCGGGCGATGCCTCGCCCGCACGGTAGTTTTTTCAGGAGATGGCCATGTCATTCAACAACGGCGGGTATCTGGAGACCGACGATGCGCTGCGCATGCTCGACCTGTTGTCGCAGGCATCGGGCAGCGACTTCTACATGTCGCTCGAAAGCAAAGGCAAGAAGGTGGCGGGCGAGATCCAGACCCTCTTCTCGGACAACATGGAGGTGCTGGAGATCGGCGGCTACTCCTATGTGGCGGAGGTTGCGTCGGCGCCCGGTTCCGGCAAGGGCGTTGCGCGGGGGCTGCCGCTGGCCGTGGTGCGCGACTGCGATGCCGCCACCGCCTCGATCGCCAGCCTGCTGTACAGCCAGGACAGCGATCTGATCGTCAACATCCTGGTCTTCAAGGCCGGCGGCGACAACGCCGATCGCCAGCCCTTCTTCGAGATCGAGCTCACCGGCGGCCGCGTCAGCCAGCACGCGATCCTCACGGGCGGTATGCCCAAGCGGCCGTGCGAAATCATCGTGTTCAGCTACCGCGCGGTCGAGATCAAGAGCGCGCCGCAGCTGGTCAGCGGCATCCGTGGTGCGGTGCGCTCCGCCAAGCTCGTCAACAACTGAGCCCAACGGAAAGCCCAGCCATGACTGCTGCCGAACTCCTCAAGTCCGCCGACCCGGTCGGCGCCCTGAAGGCACTGAGCGACGACGTGCGCGCCAGGCCCGCCGACAGCAAGCACCGCGTCTTCATGGCGCAGTTGCTGTGCGTGCTCGGGCAATGGGAGCGTGCGCTCAACCAGCTCACCGTCGCGGCCGAACTCGATGCGCTCGCCGTGCCCATGAAGCAGGTGTACGGCGACGCCGTGCGCTGCGAAGGCCTGCGCGCCGAAGTGTTCGCCGGCACGCGCACGCCCATGATCTTCGGCCAGCCCGACGAATGGCTGGCGCTGCTCATCGAATCGCTGCTGCGCCAGGGACGCGGTGAAGCCGCGCTGGCTGAAGACCTGCGCCAGCGTGCCTTCGACGGCGCACCCGCCATCGCCGGCACCATCGACGGCGCGCCCTTTGCGTGGCTGGCCGATGCCGACATGCGCCTGGGCCCGGTGCTCGAAGCCTTCGTCAACGGCAAGTACTACTGGATTCCTTACGCGCGCCTGGCGCACATCAAGATCGAACCGCCCGAAGACCTGCGCGACTGCGTGTGGATGCCTGCGCACCTACAGTTCGAGAACGGCGGCGAAACGCTCGCGCTGATTCCCACCCGCTACGAAGGCACCGAGAAGATCGACGACGGCGAACTGCGGCTCGCGCGCAAGACCGAGTGGCGCGAGCTGCGGCCCGAGGTCTGGGCCGGCCACGGGCAGCGCGTGCTCGGCAGCGATGCGGGCGAGTACGCGCTCATGGACGTGCGCGAGATCCTGTTCACGCCCGCGACCGAAGAAGATGCGCAAGAGGCCGGCCATGGTTGACATCACCGCGGCCCAGGAACGCCTGCAGCCTTCGCTGCTCGACCGCCTGATCGACAACGCGCCCAACGAGAAACGCGAGAGCGACGAAAAACGCACGCTGACCCGCCAGGCACTGCGCGCGGCCGTGCTGCGCGACCTGGGCTGGCTCTTCAACGCCACCGGCTACGGCCTGGCGATGGACGACCGGCAATTTCCGAATGCGGCGCGCTCGGTCATCAACTACGGATTGCCTATGCTGTCTGGCCAGTTCACCTCGTCGGTGCAGCGTGTCAGCATGGAACAGGCTTTGAAGAACGCGATCCTGCAGTTCGAGCCGCGCATCCTGTCCCGCACCCTCGAAGTGGAACTCATCATGGAAGGCTCCGCCCTGGACTCCCACAACAGCATCGGCCTGCAGATACGCGGCATGCTGTGGGCGCAGCCCGTGCCGCTGGAGTTCCTGATGCGAAGCCGGGTCGACCTTGAAGAAGGCCGCATCGAAATTCAAGACATGGCGCAAAAACCATGAGCCCCATGCCATGGACCCCCGGCTGCTGAATCTGTACGAGCAGGAGCTGCGCTACTTCCGCGAAAGCGGGTCGGAATTCGCGCGCGCCTTTCCGAAGATTGCGCACCGCCTGGGCATCGAAGGCCAGGAAGTCGCCGACCCGTATGTCGAGCGGCTGATCGAGGCCACCGCCTTCCTGTCGGCGCGCGTCAACCTCAAGCTCGATGCCGAGTACCCGCGCTTCACCGGGCACCTGCTCGACGTCGTCTATCCGCACTTCCTGGCGCCCACGCCGGCGATGGCGGTGGTCTCCTTCGCGCCCGACCCGGAAGACGCCGACCTTGCCACCGGCCCGGCGCTGCCGCGCGGCAGCGGCCTGCGCGCGCGGCAGGCCGTGGGCCAGAACACGCATTGCGAATTCCGCACCGCCGCCGCGCTGCGCGTGTGGCCGCTGGAGATCCAGCGCGCCCAGTACTTCACCTACGCGCCCGACCTGCCGCTGAACACGCACCCGCAGGCGCGCAGCATTCGCGGCGGCCTGCGCATCGCGCTGCACGCGACCGCGGGGCTGACCTTCAGCCAGATCGCGCTCGACGACCTCGTGCTGCATTTCAGCGGCGGCGAAGACGTGGCCTGGCAGTTGCACGAATGCACGCTGGGCCAGCCGGTCGGCGTGATGGTGCGGCCGCTGTCGCCCTCGGGCGCCTTGCAGGGCGAGGTGCGCCACCTGCCGCCCGATGCCATTCACGCCATGGGCTTCGAGGACGACGAGGCGTTGCTGCCCGTCACCGCCACCGGCTTCTCGGGCTTTCGACTGCTGCAGGAGTACTTTGCCTTTCCGCAGCGCTTCCAGTTCTCGCGCATCGCCGGCCTGCAGCCGCTGCTGGCGTCCATGTCTGTGACCGACATCGAGATCGTGCTGCTCTTCTCGCGCGGCGACGCCGCGCTCGAAAAGCTGGTGAGCGCCGACAACGTGCAACTGCATTGCGTGCCGGCCGTCAACCTGTTCAGCCGGCGCCTGGACCGCGTGCCGCTGACCGAAGGCGTGAGCCAGTTCCACCTGCTGCCCGATCGCACGCGGCCGCAGGACTTCGAGGTGCACACCGTCACCGAGGCCATCGGCCACGGCGCGCCGGGCACGGACACGGCCGCCGTCGAGCAGGTCTTCCGGCCGTTCTATTCGGCCTTCCACGGCACGCGGCACGGCCACCCGGCCTACTTC includes:
- the tssF gene encoding type VI secretion system baseplate subunit TssF, which encodes MDPRLLNLYEQELRYFRESGSEFARAFPKIAHRLGIEGQEVADPYVERLIEATAFLSARVNLKLDAEYPRFTGHLLDVVYPHFLAPTPAMAVVSFAPDPEDADLATGPALPRGSGLRARQAVGQNTHCEFRTAAALRVWPLEIQRAQYFTYAPDLPLNTHPQARSIRGGLRIALHATAGLTFSQIALDDLVLHFSGGEDVAWQLHECTLGQPVGVMVRPLSPSGALQGEVRHLPPDAIHAMGFEDDEALLPVTATGFSGFRLLQEYFAFPQRFQFSRIAGLQPLLASMSVTDIEIVLLFSRGDAALEKLVSADNVQLHCVPAVNLFSRRLDRVPLTEGVSQFHLLPDRTRPQDFEVHTVTEAIGHGAPGTDTAAVEQVFRPFYSAFHGTRHGHPAYFTTTREPRMLSVRQRTEGHRSSHIGSEVYMQIVDPQQAPYAVTLRQLAVTALCTNRDLPLLLPMGRDNDFDCVDSFPVQRVRMVRGPSRPVSPVVSQGLGWRVLDHLALNYLSLSDSTPQQGAAALRETLMLYAVHADEMRQGQVRGLLSVKSKPVARRLPMKGPIAFGRGLEVTLEVDKDAFHGHSAFLFGAVLARYLARHVEVNHFVETVLRIAGKGETMRWRPLCGTRQIL
- a CDS encoding serine/threonine-protein kinase, whose amino-acid sequence is MTDSPKNQPPEDDRTRVVSRPAQQSNDTSATIITGGAPTSLSPTAVPPTTPGAGTHEAGLLLVGSRLAEFEITRVIGQGGFGVVYEAWDHDLERVVAIKEYLPTSLSTRQHDGTVVPLSERHRETFDLGMRSFINEARLLAQFDHPSLLKVYRFWQERGTTYMVMPFYRGDTLREALGAIPTGVDESWLIRIMDGVTQALAVMHHAHCYHRDIAPDNIILLEGSGRPVVLDFGAARRVITDKTQAITVILKPGYAPIEQYAEMPDMSQGAWTDVYALAAVMHVAVCGRAPPPSVARLLSDSYVPLAGNDILRQRYSLRLLQAIDAGLGVRPEQRPQSMVELRAALDLDAGHSIAPTPRTQPPSGARSVSANNNANAATVIGSSSGNTKNSGKASSPAPAPAGSNTSNSGGKGKTVAALASVALAAVVAGGGWWWFQGRTTAGDVVGGGKQSTTTTTTTPPAPTPDTKVAEAPPAPPPPAPAPPPPPAPRTPTDSLQSLVAGAAAGFDVTATPKKAEVAIGKDRLAFEVRSKREGFVYVFLLSSGGEMFLLFPNLLDKYNKITAGGALSLPRASWPMDAGGPAGTDQFAVLVSEHERDFSAAGVQNDGVFPVFPLPVLAALESTRGTGPSPLLGKPVCAPGSAPCNDVYGVANFKIVEK
- a CDS encoding caspase family protein — encoded protein: MWLLFVSGSAFATQRALLVGVSELVNQPQALWLQAPRNDVMLMRDALLRQGFAAPDITLLADGVSGAALPEAQAIHDALGRLLAQSKSGDFVLLYFSGHGTRLRDTAKRYQEPDGLSENFLARDVRGTLGSDTVLTGDLRDVDFDGWIQAFLARNVFVASVFDTCSANSMTRGAVDAPATAEGPADDEVRWRGLRAVQLANGSGGSGSSAPGPAAAARAVTPPVPAETVPRARYVALFASESHQITPELRLPRKSRNARAQGLLTWAVVEALSRRPATWRDLFDGVLALYPPVIDELAQRFPTRELPSPVAEGNLDAPLFANRAPAVSTRPVWRAQRAGDTLTLQAGQLDGLADRQPLRVLATMEDGTVRSAQGTLAQVDLDRARMPVPPALRELSGAALWSTTPLGEPASVALRVRADQGLPPGLSLEYPASIVAVGEADAGGADVRWSGATGNRLEVLSPSLGIAPSAAKTSLPDTAAVRRRLEMLARLKWLNQLDALARDAQFDGFEAVFEVWSGDRLLRSDSAQRAEARLLPLRGGERAVLNVRNGSGRSVDLVVVGVDPQGGVRQVYPDDPGETNRFKRGTRDAPAAKRFELPWFNAEGGRLLVLATPAAPYSAPRLFGTGAVANNTTAPEVRVRGALQPDSERQAFAAVVRWAGDASPAR
- the tssE gene encoding type VI secretion system baseplate subunit TssE translates to MVDITAAQERLQPSLLDRLIDNAPNEKRESDEKRTLTRQALRAAVLRDLGWLFNATGYGLAMDDRQFPNAARSVINYGLPMLSGQFTSSVQRVSMEQALKNAILQFEPRILSRTLEVELIMEGSALDSHNSIGLQIRGMLWAQPVPLEFLMRSRVDLEEGRIEIQDMAQKP
- a CDS encoding murein transglycosylase A, whose translation is MKTSQSPRFTPALLRWATAAAVASLAGCAVPPPASTSADAPAADTPASRPPPTGASVAGQARTFSTQLATYTSVGFDAVPGWSRDDFSESWPAFLGSCKVLTGRGAEWKEVCDRALKVDGKNSTAIRGFFENGFSAYQIRDDDRRPDGVVTGYFEPEIAGSRQYAAPFIYPVYGQPDDMLFADARKLPAGSGTVAARVEGRNVLVQAGLNTRDMGAAGLYALDLSGISRDTLDRKVRLRVEGKQLLPYYTREEIETKGAPNAKVLAFVSSATALYEMQIQGSGRIKLASGEIIRVAYAEQNGQPFRPTLAQAANGKPRSAVKVRGSSIELQLDDGDDDDDTGAVAAGTIRTRGFTLVRPAASGAVMVPGRRTAGAVAGSGIKDPSYVFFKEATSPIGGPVGAFGVPLSAGRSIAVDPRSTPLGYPVFVSTRTPGSGAPMQRLTIAQDTGGAIRGAVRADYFFGNGQQAATNARRMKERGQLWILLPRGLAVAQAAASSAIRTRGGPVGANLPQCLVPTEGVCVDD
- a CDS encoding type VI secretion system accessory protein TagJ; the protein is MTAAELLKSADPVGALKALSDDVRARPADSKHRVFMAQLLCVLGQWERALNQLTVAAELDALAVPMKQVYGDAVRCEGLRAEVFAGTRTPMIFGQPDEWLALLIESLLRQGRGEAALAEDLRQRAFDGAPAIAGTIDGAPFAWLADADMRLGPVLEAFVNGKYYWIPYARLAHIKIEPPEDLRDCVWMPAHLQFENGGETLALIPTRYEGTEKIDDGELRLARKTEWRELRPEVWAGHGQRVLGSDAGEYALMDVREILFTPATEEDAQEAGHG
- a CDS encoding type VI secretion system tube protein Hcp, translating into MSFNNGGYLETDDALRMLDLLSQASGSDFYMSLESKGKKVAGEIQTLFSDNMEVLEIGGYSYVAEVASAPGSGKGVARGLPLAVVRDCDAATASIASLLYSQDSDLIVNILVFKAGGDNADRQPFFEIELTGGRVSQHAILTGGMPKRPCEIIVFSYRAVEIKSAPQLVSGIRGAVRSAKLVNN